gggcagttttcaccaccctctgcagtgccttgcgatCAGCAACTGATCAGTTcgcataccagactgtgatacaactggtcaggatgttcTCGATTGTACACCAGTAAAAGTTCagcaggatggctgaagacagctggttcttcttcagtgtcctaaggaagaagaggcactggtgaaccttcttgaccaggctggaggtgtttgtggtacaggacaggtcctccgagatggtggttcacAGGAACTGGAAGCTGGaaacacgttcaacaaccatcccgttaatgtggatggggtcgtgTGTGCTTCCTtttttcttcctgaagtccacaatgagctcctttgtcttactggtgttaaggagcaggttgttgtcagtgcACAAAGAAGCTGAAGTACAGCTTCTTTGTAAACCTTTCTAATCCAGATAGccatttccagattttttttattaatctcttTACAGACCTTTGAGATTTATCCCACCAACCCAATTTGGCAGTTGTGGATGATTATAGCGTTTTCCTTTCAGTATATAAAATAGCTTCAATATATTAGAACAGATTTTAAAGGGGTCTTAAAGGGTAAACTGAAAAACCAAAATTCAAAAAGATGTGGTTGATGATGTTGATCATTATCAGTTTCATTGTTGGTAAATGAACTCAAAGTGTTTTTATGTCAAACATTTTTGTAGGTATATGGCCAACTGAGAGAAAATGACTGCCAACGTACCAAACAGAATGTTAGTGATTGCCATCATATTTAACCTTTATGGACACATTTAAAAGTAGTCAGCATTTTACAAGGGTAGTGAACGAGGTTGTTTTAATTCTTATTTGGTTTTAAATGATGTGAATTAggtaattatttaatttccaaTGGAATGTAGAACTTAGGGGGAAAACATGGGACAGTAAGAGTCACAGTAAGAGTATTGGTAATGCTTTAGATTACAACTCGCAAAGAACTACATAAGTATACTGAATTTATGGTGTACGTTTCTGTAATTATAGTGTACCTATAAAGAACGTACGTGGGGTAACAACCAGATATGCAACCTGCAAAGAACTGTGTAAGTAAACTTAAGTTACAGCatacttttttgtaattatagtgtaGCCTACCTCTGTGTAGGTTTAGGGGAATAATATGCAACGTTTGCGGAATAAAGGGTAAACaacctgtaaaattacaaataatttatataagtaTTTTGAAACCTCTTCTAATATTATGTGCTATATATGGCATAAACAACAATCTTATGTTTGTGAATGATTTagaaagattattttattatggtattttattatAGGCCAAGgtatttttaaccttaaataaattatatttattaaaggaAACATGATGGAGTGTCACGTGTCATTTTCTGTTTAGTTCCTGTCTGTCCTTATTTGGTTCCTTTCCTGTTCTCATTATTAGTTAATCATCGTCCATTCTGTTCACCTGTATTGTATTAATCATCTCGTTTGCTCCTTAGTTTGCCTTCCTTTATAAGCCCTCTGTTTCTGTATCATCTTTGTCTTGGATTAATGTTAGATTAATAGTCTATGTGTGTTGAAGTTAATTAAATACCTGCTTTTCTTCTACTCCGTGTCGAGCACATTCTCTACAACCACGTACTGTGACAGAATTCGTGACCAGAACCGAAAGTGAGTGGCACCTTTTCCCCCCGTGTTTGTTTTCTACctttgaaaagtgttttgtttcTTCCTGTTCATTCCACTTGTTTCTCCCTGTCCCAAATGGAGGAATGAGCAAGGTTCATAAAAATGGCTCAGGCGAGCCCCGACCCGATCGTCTTCACGAGGGTGTTTGTGCCACTTGACCTGGTCAGTTCCCTCGAGGGGAAACCCTTATGACACTGTTCTGGCTCGGAATTATTTTCCATCATCCCACAGAGCTCCCAGACACCACAACCATGACTGGAAGGAGACAGACGACTGGAGAATCTCCGATCCCGATCCGGAACCCCTCCGCCGGCCGTTCCCAAGTCAAGTCAGCTGGCCGTTCTCGAGTCAAGTCAACCAGCTGTTCCCAATTCAAGCCCTCTGGCCAATCATGTGGCAACTCCACCGGCAGTGCCAGCTCCTGGAAAGCGCCTTGCTTTGCCTGCTCCTTCAGAGTGCCCTCCAGTGCCAGCACCTCGTAAGTGCTTccctgatccccagttaagcccagggagggctcctgattccgcgtttagcccagggagggctcctgatacCTCGTttagcccaggaagggctcctgatctCCAGTTGCACCCACgaagggctcccgatccccaattacgcccagggagggctccagccccagagcttgctccTCCAGAGCTCCCTCCGGTGCCTGCTCCTCATAAGTGCCTTCCAGAACGCCCTCAAATCCCCACTCCTCCAGAGCCCCCTCAAGAGCCCGCTCCTACAGAGTGCCCAGCCGATCCAGCTCCTCCTGAGGGACGCCCAGGATTCCTAGATTTCCCCAAGAAGATTTGTGTGGGGTGGGGGGCATATAATGaactgaactgcctgctccgccatggctcctgGAGCTCCCTGATCCGACCCTGCAGGCTCTCTTTTTCTCCGACCTGTTCCTGTCCTGCATCAGCCTCCAGGGTGCATGCCCTCCCTCACCGATGTTACTGTTACGGTGCGGGATGCGCCTTCCGGGGGAGGTGATATCTGTCACATGTCAGTTTCTGTTTAGTTCCTGTCTGTCCTTATTTGGTTCTTTTCCTGTTCTCATTATGTAATTGTCCATTCTGTTCACCTTTGttgtattaatcatttatttgctCCTTAGTTTGCCTTCCTTTATAAGCCCTGTTTCTGTATCATCTTTGTCTTGGATTAATGTTAGTTTAATGGTCTAAGTGTTTTGAAGCTAATTAAATACCTTCTTCTCTTATACTTCGTGTCGAGCGCATTCTCTACAACCACGTACTGTAACATGGAGATTACTGAACAACAAAACTGGACATCTAGTGAAATTAGTTAATGAGTTTCTACTATGATTTATAATTCACTACTTGCCTTGAAAAGCTTAAAAGCTTATTCGTCAATCTCAGCAACTTCCCAACACCACTATCACCAAATAACTTGATATGGCTGCATGATATACCATCAAAGTTCAATGCAGCTTAAAACAAGCTTACCTCTTTCGAgctttttgcagaaaaaaaaatacatgatacaACATTTGTATTTCAGTGGATGTATACTGTGGATAGTGTttttataccccccccccccccccaaaaaaaggagGGTTTCATTTGGCCATcgaacaattaaattaaaagtagtgcaatatttttctctgtaaatactatacaaatatacacttGTTTTGTGTTTAAGTCCAACTTGTTTCTCCCTTGTTTCTTGTAGTTACAGGGTAAATACAACATTTGCAGGCTGTAATTTAAAGTGGTGCTTGTTCCCTCCTTGTTCCATGTAcgtaattgcagtgtaaatataaCATTTGCGGGCTGTAAATTAAAGTGGTGCTTTGTCCCCCCCACCCTTGTTTCATGTAGTTACAGGGTAAGTGGCTACAACAATTTGCTctgaaataattgtttatatagtaggtcatacatacattatatatcagGTAATATATCAATAAACATGGTGGACTGTTTTACATAATTCAAATACTGTTTGAAATTTATAGGCCTATACTGCCGGGTTAAATGAACCCAAAAtgggttttaaaacaaaaatcacgcACAATATGACAACAGTAACAACACAGGCAACAGATAGCCTAATAAAAGATACAAATTTATTACACCAGTTCCGAAAAAAGTAAAGCAACTCCATACTTATACAGCTTATACAGTTAAACCAAATTCTTTTGAAAAGCTTGTTAAAAAAACggtttaatattactattatggCCAAACCCTCACCCCAATAAACACACAGTAATAAACACTGAAAGTCAAGATTAAACTGTGTATTATAGCGAACTGACAGGATTTTACGTCTttgatttaatcattttgatcCACGTCCTCAAGCACCTTTTTGACTAGTTCACAGTTCCTGGTTTTACCGCTCATCAGTCGCCGGCACTCAATGTTGTAAGAACATACTCGGGCAAAACCCTCCAGTTTTAAAAGAACACCTTCCAGCCAGTTTCAAAAATCCCTCTCCTCTTTGCTTCAATTAGTTTTCTTGTATTTTCGACACATATTCCTGTCATAAGCGCCGCAAACATGGATAGACTCATCTCATTCGCCATTCCAGCTGTTTCCAGTTCGCGCTCACCACATTCACTGGTTTTAAAGGAACATACTCCAGACAATTTCAATCCACATCGTCCTCCACATTCCTAACCCAGCACCGTCAGGATACTTATTGATATCAACCCAAATTGGGTCAAATCAAGTCCTAACCCAACCTTTCCTAACCCAACAGTCTCAACCGAGCATTTCGATTAAAACAATTATCAGCGTGTTTTATATATGTAGGTTATAAAAAAGCACACAGTGTATGTTTTTGCTAAATCGCTTGTATGTAAGATTGTTGTTAGGTCATACATACCAGGTAATATTAGAATAGGTACCCCTtattttcaaaatacttacagtagAAATAATTTGTCGTTTTTTACAGATTGTTACCCCTTTATTAGCCCAAATTTAGCATATTATTCCCTTATACCTACACGGAGGTACTGGATACtacaattacaaaaaagttaTGCTGTAAATTCTGTTTAATAACGCAGTATGTTGCAGGTTGTGGCCTAATCTAAAGCGTTACCagagtatttgtttatttatttatcatgaacCCCTAAAACTTGCACTAAATTGTCTAGATCAATACAGTGACACGTTTTCTAGGAATTTTGCCTTTCTTCTGCTTTTCTGTTAAATCGCTCCATTTCTCTGAATATACAATGCGCACAGAGTGTTAGGGCTTACAGGAAGTTAGTCTcatgtagccagaccttcagactgacagcAACGTTCAGCCAACGGACCAGACTATAACAGGAAGTCTTGTGACTAACACTCCTTCGTGAATCAGTGGCAGCAAAGTGTGGCATGACCATCCTCAACAACTTGGTAAAATCACACTCTGGTTTGGTGGCTGCTTGTTGCGGAAATGAAGCAGCTTCGGTTTTCCTGTTACGGATAGCCAACATAGCCTTGTGTGTTGTGCAGGATTGAAAGGATAATTAAAACATTgactgattttaattattttctttggtATGGTTAAGGGTTATGAGTTTTAGGTTTTAGGTTGTTGAGAGTTAATCAGATTTTTTCAATTGCACATTCTGGCCTTGCGCCTGTCTGCCTCCGACCATGCCAGTAGTGCAAAGTGGTGCAAGAACTGACCCATTAAGCTCATCGGCAGTATCTAGTTTCCATATTACATCCTAACTTGAGTTTGTATTCTCAGTTTTACTGTGTATGTATTGGCTGTTCAATGTCACTGAACACTTTCTGCCATATCAGCTTtttctaaaactgaaaatgaCTTAGTCTCCGATCCCGAGGTAGTTAAAATTCAACTTAACATTTGTCTATAATTCTTAATTGCTAAATTTGTCCAATTTAACtcttaattgttatttttgtgtctgGTAGATGTAGACAAACAATACAGTGCTTTATTTGTATCTGCATAGTACTGCATTTCATCTTTAGGGGCTGGTGATATACCGATGGACACGATTAAGCAGTAGTAATCTGTCAACCAGTAGAGATTTCGGACTTTCGTCTCTATACAAGCTCACGTGACGTTTCTGTGTTATGTGGTTACAAAAAGTATAGTTTGTTTGTGTATTGGGGTTATAAACAAGTGATTTGAAGCCATTCAAACACAATCAGCAGCGAAAAAGAACCCATTTCGCTATATGCACGTGCTGTCTGAGAGACCAAGTGCTGTCAAAGAGAGGCATGCGCATGTGAAGACAGTGCTCATAGAGCGTGCGGGTATTGAAACAAgttatttttgctgcttttaGGCCTTTAACAGTTAAATACATACACTTGCATGtgtcaaaatgcctgtctttgcaagtatcctcataaacacagtaatgtagtgaaaaaaaacagcaacttgAAAACACATGAATAACAGTATATCAGATccaggcagctcttaaagtgacagcagtcattcattttaatcaaacaacaaaagagagaaaatctctcactgttcTTGACTAAAACACTTTTGTAATTTTGATAAgaagtaatatatatttaatttacacagtgaagaatatgcagtgtttttatacactttatacaatgtatgtagcatttcttatttatttgttctactgtagttaTTTTGTCctgttgcttgtaattagtttctttttcttttttaatcgcTGACTGTATTTGTCTTCAGTGATCttgcgtttgtttgtttttttcttttggtctagtattagtttttttatgatgTTGACATTGGTGACAAGTTAGgaaatttctatggtatcaaaagtATTGATATCATAAAGAATATCTATATTGTGATAAATATTGttacagtgaaataaaatgacacataTCGTGATAtgagattttggtcatatcgcccaccccatCATCTCCTAGTGTGTAGCAATGTTGAGCATGGAGAGCAGGACAGCTTTCATCTAATTTTGAAGGCAGCTAAATTCTTGTGATGTGCATTTagttaatagaaaaaataaaaacaaaacttttacaaACCTGTATTTAAGAAATATGCTTTGCAGTCACCACATATTTCTCTTAATCAGTTCTGCATCAGAAGACCTGATGTTTTGGTGCCTTGGAAGCCTGTATGCGACTAGTTTCATTAGGAGGTACCTTATAGAGAAACCCTCAAAGGTTTCATGCACAGTCTATGATTGTTTGCTGTTTATAGATGCACAAGTTTATGACTCTTTGCTCTGTTGTTTTGCAAAAGCTTTCAATTTCAACTGCTACTCCAACCAGCTAACCACCCCAGGCCTTGCTTAGTGTTCTATGACAAGTGAAACTATGTCTTGTTCCCATACTGTTTTGCTTACTCAGTAGCTCACACCACGGCTGCAGGTTTAAAGTGCGACAGCCTATGTTAGCTGTTACATTGTAAATCTCATTAGGGTGAGACATGCATTGCTGCAATTACAGTAAAGGGATGATTGCTAAGATGCTGGTAACTGCTCTATTTAGGTCAGTTTTGAGGTTAGCACAGTCATGTTTTAACCCTTACTAGCTCACTTTGACACACCCTCTAAATGATAGTGTTAAATGATAAGGGAGCACTGTTTTGATGATTTGTCATTTTAGAATGTAGATTTGGCTACATTTATGCTCAAGGCTTGACATGTAGTGTAGGAAGTTAACAGAAGACCAGTACGAACTCATGTCAACATGAGGAAGACAAATAACCACATTAACCCCGAAAGGAAATGTCTGTTGCATTATTGAGATGCAATAATTTATTGATGACAAATTTCTGTAACAAATTAAATACAAGCATCAGAAATAGGTGAACAACACAGTGAAATACatgaagtaacaaaaataaatagagtTCACAAGACATAAATAGCAGTATTTACACAATAGTTTCAAGTTATTTCAGCAAGTTGGCAAAAtgcaacaaatgtttaaaaaaggcCTCATTTAAGTCAATGTGACTTAAACAACATCTTATGGTTTTAGTTCAACCTAAAACATTGCCATTGTGACATGGCCAGAAACTGAAGGGGAAGGGGAAGGCATTCCAGTGCATCATAAAGTAGTGTGATGGAATGGTGATGTGCAAGCAAAATAAGTTAAAGAATGAAGTCCATTTGTGCCATATCCTACAGTATGTGCTTGATCTGTCCATTGTTCCTTTTCAGATTATTCAGACTTGACTCAAGTCATGATTGGCCACCATCTAAACCACAGTGATATCCTATTAGTGCTTGCCTCTCTTTGATGCCAAATACTGCTCAATGTACTTAAAGAGCATATCAAGCTCTCCCATGGCTTTATAAACACCTTTTTCCTTCATCTAAAGAGAAAAAGATGTTGTCAACATTTGGAATAACTTTCAGACATAATTGAATAAGAGTAGAAGATAGTTTTGATGGCGTAACACATTACTCTTATTAGCATTAAGTTGCTGTATAAGACTTACCTTTTCATATGAGTTCTTTATGCTGGCGAACTCAAAGGGATTTTGGCAAAAAAAGTAATTCCTCTGTAACATAGAGAGATGTGTGTTATTTCATGTAGTTTGCAATGTTAAAGACACCTTCTTTGCCTCACCATATTGCACAACAAGCACTAGGTATTTTGGTTGATTTGCAATAGCTCTTGCCAATAAAAAGCCACATAAGCTTTctacatatgtgcactatttcgACATCCTAAAGATGCCTGAAGTACGTTTTTCAAAAAATAACGGTCACCATCATAACATTACACATCCTAACTTTAGCAACATAATTTTAATCAGTTccctgcttcaaaaaaaaaaaaaaaaaaaaaaaaaacactagcctAAACTGGTTTGCTGCTCTCCTAGCCTGGTTGGGCATGTAAGTggctggtttaagatgtttttgacaCCAATACAGAATAGTTTACTCTGATTGTAAAAGTAATGTATCATCCTTTAAACTTATatgttaacaattaaaaaacagacTTACACATTTCAGTATATCCCGCTTGAGATCCTGAAATATATTTCCAATAGAGTTGATTGGTGTTTTTGAGTGCAAGTGGTCCTTCTGGACAGCTGTTGGCAGAATGGTGTCCAAGTAAAAGCGCAGGATCTCGTTCATGACGTGACAGCCATAAGGACTCTGTGGATCATATATGAGATTTATCCTGTTATGAGCAGTTTCAGACACCCACGGTTATCACACTTTGCCACCGCTGTAGCAATGTGCAGATGCAAGATGTTAAGCAGGATTTTAGCTTGGTTTGTACACGTCTTGCACAAAACCTTCAGTTTCAGTATGATTACTTCTGATActtctcattttaaatttaaatagttgCTGCTTTACTACTGTAGGAGTAAATGAATGAGTTTGGTACTTACATTGATATTCTGTTCCACGTTTTCGTCCAGTAATGGTTCCATGTCATCATTGGACTCCTGAGTagaacaaatgtaaacaaaatccTGTTAGAGAGAACCTCAAACCTCAATATAGCATGAAAAAAGCAGAAATACCTTGCAGATTGGGATCTGCAAGGCTAAGACTTAACTCGGTGTATCTGAGCTAGAAAGCAGTCTAAATATACTTACATAAAAGTTCTGTATTTCTCTGTATGCAGAACGGAGCTCCTTGAGTCTCACTGGAAAGCCCTCCACAAATGAGCAACAGTCAGTCTTGCAGTCGACTCTTCTGCACTGCGCACTGTCAGAAAGCAGAAACATAACCAGAGCAGAAAGGATGACTCCACTGAAAACCATTCTTCAATCCTCTTTCGTTTcttctagaattttttttattttctcgaTATTCAGCCCTCAAAAGAGAAGATGTAAAGAAAAGCTTTGGGGTGCCTTTATTTTATACCCCAGAGAAATCCTAGCTTGCTGGGGTTGGTGGGTGGGCGGGTGTTGACTTACTGGCAATTTGTCTTACACTGTGTCATCACCTTGTgcacaaaccatttttttttttttttctgtttttggaaTAAAGACGTTATATAGGAAAACTGAATTAGTATAGTTAAATCAAGCTAATGTCAGCAATAAACTGTGTTTCTTTTCTAGAagctgttctatctatctatctatctatctatctatctatctatctatctatctatctatctatctatctatctatctatctatctatctatctatctatctatctatctatctatctatctatcttcatctGTGTAAATGacttttggattaaaaaaacaaaaaaaattaattgtccTTGTATGATTTACCCTTAGCCCTTTTTTTGGCAGTTGCGGGAATCTTATATAAGTTTCTCAGACAGAAGCAGTGAACTGAATGGACGTCTCATCTCTGACATTTCTTTTTACGTAAATGGTGGAAGCCCTGTATGTGCATCAAGCCAGGCAAGCGTAAACTCACACATACAGAGATGACTGTAAGGGGTCCAGTGTGGTTACTGGGTTACAATTAACTCCTAGGTATTTTAAACCACAGAGACCTTTCACATTTCCCCTGGTTCATTGTTTCTAAAATAATGCACGCCAGACTCCTGAaactcaattttaatttttggcctCAACTACTACAACTACT
This DNA window, taken from Cyprinus carpio isolate SPL01 chromosome B11, ASM1834038v1, whole genome shotgun sequence, encodes the following:
- the LOC109076799 gene encoding vegetative cell wall protein gp1-like, with translation MAQASPDPIVFTRVFVPLDLLEGDRRLENLRSRSGTPPPAVPKSSQLAVLESSQPAVPNSSPLANHVATPPAVPAPGKRLALPAPSECPPVPAPRKCFPDPQLSPGRAPDSAFSPGRAPDTSFSPGRAPDLQLHPRRAPDPQLRPGRAPAPELAPPELPPVPAPHKCLPERPQIPTPPEPPQEPAPTECPADPAPPEGRPGFLDFPKKICVGWGAYNELNCLLRHGSWSSLIRPCRLSFSPTCSCPASASRVHALPHRCYCYGAGCAFRGR
- the LOC109076801 gene encoding interleukin-10; its protein translation is MVFSGVILSALVMFLLSDSAQCRRVDCKTDCCSFVEGFPVRLKELRSAYREIQNFYESNDDMEPLLDENVEQNINSPYGCHVMNEILRFYLDTILPTAVQKDHLHSKTPINSIGNIFQDLKRDILKCRNYFFCQNPFEFASIKNSYEKMKEKGVYKAMGELDMLFKYIEQYLASKRGKH